The following proteins are encoded in a genomic region of Dyadobacter sp. UC 10:
- a CDS encoding LOG family protein, producing the protein MHSIVVYCGSNPGKKPVYAETAYELGKQLAKRNIKLIYGGGNMGLMGRVADGAMDHEGFVTGIIPNFLAKLENAHKTLSELHFVDTMHERKAKMVSLSDGVIAMPGGYGTFDELFEILTWAQLRIFHGPVGLLNVNGYYDLLLLQLEKMIEEGFLHPLNHQLLVVANDPAELLEKMEIFRQQNPENKPLDRSLYVDNN; encoded by the coding sequence ATGCACTCAATTGTCGTTTACTGCGGTTCTAATCCCGGCAAAAAGCCTGTCTATGCCGAAACTGCATATGAACTAGGCAAGCAGCTGGCGAAAAGGAATATCAAGCTGATTTACGGAGGAGGTAACATGGGCCTGATGGGGCGCGTGGCTGACGGGGCGATGGACCACGAGGGATTTGTTACCGGAATCATTCCTAATTTTCTGGCAAAACTGGAAAATGCGCATAAGACATTGTCAGAGTTGCATTTCGTGGACACGATGCATGAACGCAAAGCCAAAATGGTCTCACTTTCCGATGGCGTAATTGCAATGCCTGGCGGGTATGGAACGTTTGATGAATTGTTTGAGATACTAACCTGGGCACAGCTACGGATCTTTCACGGGCCTGTCGGGCTTTTGAATGTGAATGGATACTATGATCTGTTGCTGCTCCAACTAGAAAAAATGATTGAAGAAGGGTTTCTCCACCCGTTAAATCACCAGTTATTGGTAGTTGCAAATGATCCTGCGGAGCTTTTGGAAAAAATGGAGATATTCAGACAGCAAAATCCGGAAAATAAGCCCCTGGATCGCTCGTTATACGTAGATAACAATTAG